The Dehalogenimonas sp. 4OHTPN genome window below encodes:
- the hflX gene encoding GTPase HflX, which yields MWRRLIVKTLFETVEKPEKAILVAIDSRSQAIHSGWTVQDSLNELEQLLTTAGGVSVGRLIQKLTQPNKSTYLGKGKLEELLALQSTLKYSVAIFDDELTPVQQRTLEDFLEVKVIDRVALILDIFARHAKTMEGKLQVELAQHQYLLPRLAGQWSHLERLGGGIGTRGPGESQLETDKQLLQQRINRLKQNIDRVSRQRNLYRDKRRTRGIPVIAMVGYTNSGKSSLMNALTKSKVLAENKLFATLDPTTRRIVLPGNRQFLLTDTVGFIKKLPPTIVKAFRATLEEITDSALLIHVIDINSRNAFEQCKTVEQIIGDLGLGEKPRITVFNKIDLLPELREKKNEPEILTMFDDLLQFQPSNTVLTSATCRWGLNNLLETIGRYLPEPYLSEERSES from the coding sequence TTGTGGAGGAGGCTCATCGTTAAAACACTGTTTGAGACGGTTGAAAAACCCGAAAAAGCGATACTTGTAGCCATAGATTCACGGTCACAAGCGATCCATTCAGGATGGACGGTCCAGGACTCACTCAACGAACTTGAGCAGTTATTAACGACAGCTGGTGGAGTATCAGTTGGCCGCCTCATTCAAAAACTGACTCAGCCGAATAAATCGACTTATTTGGGTAAAGGAAAGTTAGAAGAGCTTTTAGCGTTGCAAAGTACATTGAAATATTCAGTTGCTATTTTCGATGACGAACTTACACCGGTTCAACAGAGAACTCTCGAGGATTTCCTTGAGGTGAAAGTGATAGATCGTGTTGCTTTGATATTGGATATATTTGCCAGGCACGCCAAAACAATGGAAGGCAAACTTCAGGTGGAATTAGCACAACACCAATATCTGCTGCCGCGCCTGGCAGGACAATGGAGTCACCTCGAAAGGCTTGGTGGCGGCATAGGTACCAGGGGACCCGGCGAGTCACAACTCGAAACTGACAAACAACTTCTGCAACAAAGGATAAATAGGCTGAAACAAAATATCGATCGGGTGAGCCGACAGCGTAATCTTTATCGAGATAAAAGGCGCACCCGAGGGATTCCTGTTATTGCCATGGTAGGATATACCAATAGCGGGAAAAGTAGTCTTATGAACGCACTGACCAAGTCTAAAGTCCTGGCCGAGAATAAACTTTTCGCAACTCTAGATCCCACCACCAGGCGGATAGTTTTACCTGGCAATCGTCAATTTCTATTAACCGATACTGTCGGATTCATTAAGAAATTGCCACCGACAATCGTAAAGGCATTCCGGGCAACACTTGAGGAAATCACTGATTCAGCTCTTCTAATACATGTTATAGATATCAATTCACGCAACGCCTTTGAACAGTGTAAAACGGTAGAACAAATTATTGGTGATTTGGGATTAGGGGAGAAACCCCGGATCACTGTATTTAACAAGATAGATCTTCTGCCTGAGTTGAGGGAAAAGAAGAATGAACCTGAAATTCTTACCATGTTTGACGATTTGCTGCAATTTCAGCCTTCAAATACTGTGCTAACCTCGGCAACTTGCAGATGGGGTCTAAATAATCTGCTAGAAACAATAGGCAGATACCTGCCAGAACCTTATCTATCAGAAGAACGAAGTGAATCTTAG
- a CDS encoding LL-diaminopimelate aminotransferase, translating into MQIAKRIENLPPYLFVTISKKIAEKRARGEEVISFGIGDPDLATPSHIIERLCQAAKDPANHRYPESEGLPELRQAIAQWYQQRFDVSLDPNSEVLPLIGSKEGIGHLAWCLLNPGDVVLVPDPAYPVYSISTTLADAEPYYLPLRPENGYLPDLGAVPQTILDRAKMLWICYPNNPTGAVADTAFFDRVVAFAKQHDIIVCHDGPYTEVAFDGYRPPSFLQAVGAKEVGVEFHSLSKSYNMTGWRVGMVVGNSQVIDALKRFKSNLDSGIPQAIQIAAVEALTGPQDELTRHNNIYQRRRDLVVETLRDMGLEVLLPKASLYVWAKVPEGYNSAGFAAELLEQVGVVVTPGTGYGKAGEGYVRLSLTIPDASLVKGLSRLSAWKGTLGRLKNR; encoded by the coding sequence ATGCAAATCGCTAAACGGATCGAAAACCTTCCGCCATATTTATTTGTCACCATCAGTAAGAAAATCGCCGAAAAGCGTGCCCGTGGCGAAGAAGTAATCAGTTTTGGGATAGGTGATCCTGACCTAGCAACACCATCGCATATTATCGAGCGCCTATGCCAGGCGGCCAAAGATCCGGCCAATCATCGTTATCCTGAATCCGAAGGGTTGCCGGAATTACGACAGGCTATAGCTCAATGGTATCAGCAGAGATTTGATGTTAGTCTAGACCCTAACTCGGAGGTGCTGCCTTTAATCGGCTCAAAGGAAGGCATAGGGCACCTTGCCTGGTGTTTGTTGAATCCCGGAGATGTTGTTTTGGTACCTGATCCGGCTTACCCTGTTTATAGTATCAGCACAACACTTGCTGATGCAGAACCGTACTATTTGCCTCTTCGTCCGGAGAATGGATATCTGCCTGACTTGGGTGCTGTCCCTCAAACTATTTTGGATAGAGCTAAGATGTTATGGATCTGTTATCCTAACAATCCAACCGGAGCAGTGGCAGATACGGCCTTTTTTGACCGCGTTGTCGCTTTCGCCAAACAACATGACATAATCGTGTGCCATGACGGACCTTATACTGAAGTTGCCTTTGATGGTTACCGCCCACCGAGTTTCTTGCAGGCGGTTGGCGCGAAAGAAGTCGGCGTTGAGTTCCATTCATTATCTAAAAGTTACAATATGACCGGATGGCGCGTTGGCATGGTTGTTGGTAATTCTCAGGTTATCGACGCGCTCAAACGGTTCAAATCAAACTTGGATTCAGGCATCCCACAGGCAATACAAATTGCCGCAGTCGAGGCATTGACTGGTCCCCAGGATGAATTAACACGACATAATAATATTTATCAAAGACGCCGCGATCTAGTGGTTGAAACGCTACGCGATATGGGACTGGAAGTCTTGCTGCCGAAAGCAAGCCTTTATGTGTGGGCTAAGGTGCCCGAGGGCTACAATTCTGCAGGGTTCGCAGCAGAACTCTTGGAGCAGGTTGGCGTTGTGGTGACTCCGGGCACCGGCTACGGTAAAGCCGGCGAAGGCTATGTTAGATTGTCTCTGACTATCCCTGATGCCTCCCTTGTGAAGGGTTTATCACGTCTATCAGCGTGGAAAGGAACACTTGGACGTTTAAAAAACAGGTAG
- the dapF gene encoding diaminopimelate epimerase yields MDFTKVQSVGNDFVLVESREDTFDWKSLALAMCDRHYGVGSDGLLVLLPSFKADFRMRIFNADGSEAEACGNGLRCLVHHLITTGMASSEMLSIETFGGIRIAQVALINSSPNIKIGMGIPILEPDEIPVEIDSDLGDHICGMIANYPVEANGKQVKLNFVSMGNPHAVCFIDDAVADFPLDVIGPMIERNLMFPKRTNLEVVRVVDNGNVEMRVWERGVGETLACGTGACAVAVAGWILGRTGNRLDITLPGGQLTANWSGQGEVYLSGQAETVFTGSWLKYKRD; encoded by the coding sequence ATGGATTTTACTAAAGTACAGAGCGTAGGCAATGACTTCGTCCTCGTTGAGTCACGAGAGGACACTTTCGATTGGAAAAGTCTTGCCCTGGCGATGTGTGACCGTCATTATGGCGTGGGTTCAGATGGCTTACTGGTACTGTTGCCATCTTTTAAAGCTGATTTCCGTATGAGAATCTTCAATGCAGATGGATCCGAAGCCGAAGCATGTGGCAACGGCCTTCGCTGCCTGGTGCATCATCTAATCACCACCGGAATGGCGTCTAGTGAAATGCTCTCCATCGAGACTTTTGGGGGTATTCGGATAGCACAGGTGGCACTGATAAACAGCTCTCCTAATATCAAAATTGGTATGGGCATACCCATTCTCGAACCGGATGAAATTCCCGTAGAAATCGATTCCGATCTTGGAGACCACATTTGCGGCATGATAGCCAATTATCCCGTTGAGGCAAACGGGAAACAAGTAAAACTCAATTTTGTATCCATGGGAAATCCGCATGCCGTTTGTTTCATTGACGACGCAGTCGCCGATTTTCCTTTAGATGTCATCGGCCCGATGATTGAGCGCAACTTAATGTTTCCTAAAAGAACAAATCTTGAAGTCGTCAGAGTTGTTGATAACGGAAACGTCGAGATGAGAGTGTGGGAGCGGGGAGTAGGGGAGACTCTCGCATGCGGTACCGGAGCCTGTGCCGTCGCCGTAGCCGGTTGGATTTTAGGGCGTACCGGAAATAGACTAGACATAACACTTCCAGGTGGTCAGTTAACTGCGAACTGGAGCGGGCAAGGGGAGGTTTACTTATCGGGTCAGGCCGAAACTGTATTCACCGGCAGCTGGTTAAAATACAAAAGGGATTGA
- the miaA gene encoding tRNA (adenosine(37)-N6)-dimethylallyltransferase MiaA codes for MNRLIAVVGPTGTGKSALAVELARKFDGAIINADSRQFSRHLDIGTAKLPIEERDNVPHYLIDIIEPSEDYNIAEFQKSANEIIGEVQSRKCIPILVGGSGLYVWSMLEGWQISKVPPDQTLRRALENRAREEGPEALYRQLDETRALSIDPRNIRRVIRALEIQLRTNQQDSNTAKKIPPPYRILVIGLTCNRAELYRRIDQRVDKMLCNGFVEEVESLLTRGFSSETPGFKSVGYKEAIEYLRGELDYNGLSERIKAETHRLVRQQYNWFRLSDNRIHWFDIAANEYKPHVNNLVLAFIKEEGIGNGFY; via the coding sequence GTGAACCGATTGATAGCTGTTGTGGGCCCGACAGGTACCGGTAAAAGCGCTCTGGCTGTTGAACTAGCAAGAAAATTTGACGGAGCGATTATTAATGCCGATAGCCGTCAGTTTTCACGGCACCTGGATATTGGCACAGCAAAATTGCCGATTGAGGAAAGAGACAACGTCCCGCATTATCTGATAGATATCATCGAGCCGAGTGAAGACTATAACATCGCGGAATTTCAAAAGTCGGCGAACGAGATCATTGGAGAGGTCCAATCTCGAAAATGTATACCCATTTTGGTGGGCGGTAGCGGTCTATACGTATGGTCTATGCTCGAGGGCTGGCAGATATCCAAAGTGCCGCCGGATCAGACCTTACGGCGAGCTCTTGAGAACCGCGCCAGAGAGGAAGGTCCCGAAGCCCTTTATCGGCAACTTGATGAGACAAGGGCTTTATCAATAGACCCGCGTAACATCCGCAGAGTTATCCGGGCTCTCGAGATACAATTGCGTACGAACCAGCAGGATTCCAACACGGCAAAGAAAATACCTCCGCCATACAGAATTCTAGTTATCGGGCTTACATGCAATAGGGCTGAACTTTATCGACGGATTGACCAGCGAGTTGATAAAATGCTGTGTAATGGCTTTGTCGAAGAGGTTGAAAGTCTCCTGACCCGGGGATTTTCTTCAGAAACACCTGGATTCAAAAGCGTTGGTTATAAGGAAGCTATTGAATACCTTCGGGGTGAGTTGGATTATAACGGTTTAAGTGAGCGTATTAAAGCAGAAACCCACAGATTGGTACGACAACAATACAATTGGTTTCGGCTGAGTGACAATCGAATCCATTGGTTTGATATTGCAGCCAACGAATACAAGCCCCATGTTAATAACCTGGTTCTGGCTTTCATTAAGGAAGAAGGTATCGGAAATGGATTTTACTAA
- the tpiA gene encoding triose-phosphate isomerase — translation MSKRTRVIVGNWKMNTVLDEAVELVNGLRYELDEIDTVEKIICPPFISLAKIKELLQGTSIRLGAQNLFYEDKGAYTGEVSGAMLSDLCQCVIVGHSERRAYFNEANEIVNRKMKAALRHGLKPIMCVGENLEQNESGTSESVISEQLRVGLSGLTSSNLMVAYEPVWAIGTGKAATGMYAQKMMAFIRHQIGGIFTETAANELPILYGGSVNPENILELLAEPDIDGALVGGASLKPGLFLSIVRQAAIK, via the coding sequence ATGTCGAAACGTACTAGGGTCATTGTCGGTAACTGGAAGATGAACACAGTTTTGGATGAAGCTGTAGAGTTAGTGAATGGACTACGCTATGAACTCGACGAAATTGACACCGTTGAGAAAATTATCTGTCCGCCGTTCATTTCGCTCGCAAAGATAAAAGAATTGCTCCAAGGTACCTCGATTAGGTTAGGCGCCCAAAATTTGTTTTACGAGGATAAAGGGGCTTACACAGGGGAGGTATCCGGGGCTATGCTGAGTGACCTTTGCCAGTGTGTGATTGTCGGCCATTCCGAGAGAAGAGCATACTTTAACGAAGCAAATGAGATCGTAAATCGAAAAATGAAAGCGGCACTCCGGCATGGACTAAAGCCGATCATGTGTGTCGGTGAAAATCTTGAGCAAAATGAATCCGGCACCTCAGAGTCTGTTATCAGTGAACAACTCCGGGTTGGTTTGAGCGGGTTAACTTCCTCTAACCTTATGGTTGCCTATGAACCGGTGTGGGCGATAGGTACCGGAAAAGCTGCGACCGGAATGTATGCTCAAAAAATGATGGCATTTATCCGGCATCAGATTGGTGGGATATTCACTGAAACTGCGGCAAACGAGCTTCCCATCCTCTACGGGGGCAGTGTTAACCCAGAGAATATTCTTGAATTGCTGGCTGAGCCGGATATCGACGGGGCATTGGTCGGCGGAGCCAGCCTCAAGCCCGGATTGTTTTTGTCAATCGTCCGGCAAGCTGCAATAAAGTAG
- a CDS encoding 2,3-bisphosphoglycerate-independent phosphoglycerate mutase yields the protein MSAEIMNSVDQISLMRELSIETPSKIVMIVLDGLGGLPSPETGRTELESAVVPNLNALAAKCVCGLSDPVMPGITPGSGPGHLGLFGYDPLKFTIGRGILEALGIDFDLEEGDVAARGNLCTLDDNGVIVDRRAGRISTEKSQQIAALLNNTVIDGVQVLVEPVKDHRLVAVFRGEGLSDALSDSDPQRTGSRPLPVFPTQSSANRTASIVNRFLETAAEIISDYHPANGLLLRGFSKKPSFSSFKEVYKLNACAIAGYPMYRGLAKVVGMTVLKCGTSLSGQLEILKANYRKFDFFFFHVKATDAAGEDGNFQRKVSAIEEFDRWLPFFTELNPDVILVTGDHSTPAMMGSHSWHPVPVMVSGRYCRPDKVREFNETACCQGGLGRLPAYHLMPLVMANALKLGKYGA from the coding sequence ATGAGCGCTGAAATAATGAATTCGGTTGACCAGATTTCATTGATGCGTGAATTGTCGATCGAGACTCCCAGTAAAATTGTTATGATCGTACTGGACGGTCTCGGGGGATTACCAAGTCCTGAAACCGGACGTACCGAACTGGAAAGCGCCGTGGTGCCTAATCTTAATGCCCTTGCTGCCAAATGTGTTTGCGGATTATCTGACCCAGTTATGCCGGGTATCACCCCAGGAAGCGGACCGGGGCATTTGGGTCTATTCGGATATGACCCGTTAAAGTTTACAATCGGCCGCGGTATTCTTGAAGCTTTGGGTATCGATTTTGATCTTGAAGAAGGTGACGTGGCCGCCCGAGGCAATTTATGCACTCTAGATGATAATGGTGTCATCGTTGACCGGAGAGCCGGGAGAATCAGCACGGAAAAAAGCCAGCAGATCGCCGCGCTGTTGAATAACACCGTGATTGATGGTGTTCAAGTTCTGGTAGAACCGGTTAAGGATCATAGGTTAGTTGCGGTTTTTCGTGGCGAAGGGCTTTCAGATGCCCTCAGTGATTCCGATCCCCAGCGTACCGGTTCTCGTCCGTTACCAGTTTTTCCAACGCAGTCTTCAGCAAACCGAACCGCTTCCATTGTCAACCGTTTTCTTGAGACCGCAGCAGAGATTATCAGCGATTATCATCCTGCCAACGGTTTGTTACTTCGGGGCTTCTCGAAAAAGCCGTCCTTTTCGAGTTTCAAAGAGGTTTACAAATTAAACGCATGTGCTATTGCCGGGTATCCAATGTATCGAGGATTAGCCAAAGTCGTGGGTATGACCGTGTTGAAGTGCGGAACCTCGTTGAGTGGACAGTTGGAGATACTGAAAGCCAATTATCGCAAATTCGACTTCTTCTTTTTCCATGTAAAGGCTACAGATGCAGCAGGGGAGGATGGCAACTTTCAGCGTAAAGTTAGCGCCATCGAAGAGTTTGATCGGTGGTTACCGTTCTTCACCGAATTGAATCCCGATGTTATTCTAGTAACGGGCGATCACTCGACGCCGGCAATGATGGGAAGCCACAGTTGGCACCCGGTACCGGTTATGGTATCTGGCCGCTACTGCCGACCAGATAAGGTTCGGGAGTTTAATGAAACTGCCTGCTGTCAGGGCGGTCTCGGTAGATTGCCAGCATACCATTTGATGCCGCTAGTTATGGCCAATGCTTTAAAACTTGGGAAATATGGTGCTTGA
- a CDS encoding phosphoglycerate kinase codes for MDRMTVRDVDVKGKRVLVRVDFNVPLNFDGTISDDGRIRAAIPTLEYLVERGAKVIIVSHLGRPDGKSIPSMSLEVTGERLSELMRHPVGFIDKCIGPEVESAVNGMADGDILLLENLRFHSEEEANDPGFSARLARFADIFVDDAFGTAHRKHASIVGITRHLPSVAGLLLEKELNSLGHILEKPVRPFCVLFGGAKIADKVKLLENVMDKVDVILVGGGMAATFLKANNYIVGKSMVDEKGLELAAKIMAKAAQHNIRLLLPRDVVVTGDLTPEARGICVQVENIPPLGRIVDIGLLTINQFTRELERCRTVFWNGPMGIYEMPQFSEGTKCMADVISRLHATTIIGGGSTAEIVAELKLADKMSFVSTGGGASMQYLSGESLPGVEALMRKP; via the coding sequence ATGGATCGAATGACGGTGCGTGACGTTGATGTCAAAGGTAAGCGTGTTCTCGTTCGAGTAGATTTCAATGTGCCGTTAAACTTCGACGGGACCATTTCAGACGATGGCCGTATCCGTGCCGCAATTCCAACGCTGGAATATCTGGTTGAGCGAGGCGCAAAGGTAATCATTGTATCCCATCTTGGGCGTCCTGATGGCAAATCCATTCCCTCGATGTCTCTTGAAGTGACGGGAGAACGTCTATCGGAATTGATGCGGCACCCGGTGGGATTCATTGATAAATGCATTGGTCCAGAGGTCGAGAGTGCCGTAAACGGTATGGCGGATGGAGATATCCTGCTCTTGGAAAACCTGCGGTTTCACTCAGAAGAAGAAGCTAACGATCCTGGATTTTCGGCGAGACTTGCTCGTTTTGCCGACATCTTTGTCGATGATGCCTTCGGCACTGCTCATCGCAAGCATGCCTCAATCGTGGGCATCACACGGCACCTGCCATCAGTCGCCGGCTTGCTTCTGGAGAAAGAGCTGAACTCTTTAGGTCATATTCTTGAAAAACCGGTGCGGCCTTTCTGTGTGCTGTTCGGCGGCGCAAAGATAGCAGATAAGGTGAAGTTGCTTGAAAACGTCATGGATAAAGTGGATGTAATTCTTGTCGGCGGTGGTATGGCGGCGACTTTTCTCAAAGCAAATAATTACATAGTTGGGAAGTCCATGGTTGACGAGAAGGGCCTTGAGCTGGCAGCGAAAATAATGGCTAAAGCTGCACAGCATAATATTCGGTTACTATTACCCAGAGATGTGGTTGTGACCGGTGATCTAACACCTGAAGCCCGCGGGATTTGCGTTCAGGTTGAGAATATCCCTCCATTGGGAAGGATCGTTGATATAGGCTTGTTGACAATAAACCAATTCACCCGGGAACTTGAACGCTGCCGAACCGTTTTTTGGAACGGTCCAATGGGAATATATGAAATGCCGCAATTCTCAGAGGGCACCAAGTGCATGGCAGATGTTATCAGCCGTTTACACGCAACTACTATTATCGGTGGTGGTTCGACCGCTGAAATCGTGGCGGAACTTAAACTTGCCGATAAAATGAGCTTCGTTTCTACTGGGGGCGGAGCATCGATGCAATATCTGTCCGGGGAAAGCCTGCCCGGGGTCGAAGCATTGATGAGAAAGCCATGA